The Anas platyrhynchos isolate ZD024472 breed Pekin duck chromosome 3, IASCAAS_PekinDuck_T2T, whole genome shotgun sequence genome includes a window with the following:
- the ASXL2 gene encoding putative Polycomb group protein ASXL2 isoform X4 gives MLMEQLYAIPLEVSSRLSQTSSPQSSCPSPSIQTGKVISSSQKHSKKALKQALKQQQQKQQQQQCRAGMPVSSNQHVLLKAVKAASDSAPTKSAWEGKQSDGQSSSPQNSTSSSSPSVKLDNSLPGLGKKPFQRSDRLHARQLKRTKCAEIDVETPDSILVNTNLRALINKHTFSVLPTECQQRLLLLLPEVDRQVGADGLMKLSGSALNNEFFTSAAQGWKERLSEGEFTPEMQLRIRQEIEKEKKVELWKEHFFESYYGQSSGLSPEESKRLTANTSPAETEVENPAAEQPKCMPASLAPLKEEITPPAESKAQAAQATPATKKGGEERREDTQPKPAKPAEASVSPDGCAAKPSDHPLSLKEKTQGESTQEKPPSAVSQKPEEEKKHAASKEVPVKETVSTSVLALSKPKSPEAGEVVATTASPVITPQTPEKKSPANEEMEVSVEGHKRKSESREEGVTTPEKKPRIMENCQHHQSFRSQPQSFPAAGTPVPRVPPLKIPVSRISPMPFPAGQVSPGARFPTSVTSPGRTGARTLADIKAKAQQVRAQRAAAAAAAAAAAAAASSGGAVPGPGPGGGGGPPGGGGEKSNAAPGGTKETGTGGNALELAGTGSGGSSRRFLPHCPGPRSQMETQATDQPPAHNLSRAQLQQTSTLQPRTPGSNTGTACSSSAPSALEKSDRIKQSPPNVTVTQVPGSPYAGSSDKQEKAPSAPAGPSQASGASAVRDGTGGVTASTAGANTNVTKVAPAALGGTSPDVSKGTNPSPLMSSSSLLTPTGSEAPAGGAVTSAPSAPSSNALSAAPSLKTHLSSSGALPKTSSSIPANNPLVTQLLQGKNVPLEQILPKPLTKAEMKTVPLASNEEKGAAAPSAASVAGNGTGAEGGERQSGLPTQQLGKIFCQSRPLPHIPRTFPVPSGKDPGVEQHPCPEPLSKTTQEQILQTLIKRVQRQNLFPVLQPSQLNLSHSGFQLENSSTSQRFVLGFMGRRTSKPAMSGHYLLNISTYGRGSESLRRGFSLNPENRLCLNSPAEAPKTEFGECEEMAGQGSSSSEEGDADDESTGDERERVSVKEEPQASQVSGQCEKEQGSHHTNPSDYGIPAKKGVKTESAASQQAAGSRENVPGFDGTTLARDFIQAAQEQMAHAMRGKMHGSPELFSPSVPSSDSAQQQPPQLPPPQPPKLGGDAAAQLLGPSYSGTINVSTSPDVNQGSLMSGLSECNQLSSSMGNVMSFSVTVTTIPTSQAMNSGTHGQTIPVQAFAEDHGMEDSPSKCYCRLKAMIMCKGCGAFCHDDCIGPSKLCVSCLVVR, from the exons tgtcATCTAGGCTGTCACAGACGTCCTCCCCCCAGTCCAGCTGCCCATCACCTTCCATCCAAACAGGCAAAGTCATCTCCTCGTCCCAGAAGCACAGCAAGAAGGCGCTCAAACAG GCcttgaaacagcagcagcagaagcaacagcagcagcaatgcagaGCAGGCATGCCCGTGTCGTCTAACCAGCATGTCCTCCTGAAGGCTGTCAAGGCAGCCAGTGACTCCGCACCTACAAAATCCG CTTGGGAAGGAAAGCAGTCAGATGGACAGTCAAGCAGCCCGCAGAACTCCACCTCCAGTTCCTCTCCCTCTGTTAAGCTCGATAACTCCTtgccagggctggggaagaAGCCATTCCAGAGATCTGACAGACTCCATGCAa GGCAGCTGAAGAGAACAAAGTGTGCTGAAATTGATGTGGAAACTCCTGACTCCATCCTCGTGAACACGAACCTGCGGGCACTGATCAACAAGCATACGTTCTCTGTTCTGCCTACGGAATGCCAGCAgcgcctgctgctgctgctgccagaggtgGACAGGCAG GTTGGGGCAGATGGTTTGATGAAGCTGAGTGGCTCTGCATTGAACAACGAGTTCTTCACGTCAGCTGCCCAAGGCTGGAAGGAGAGGTTGTCAGAAG GTGAGTTTACCCCAGAAATGCAGCTAAGAATACGTCAAgagatagaaaaagaaaagaaggttgAGCTGTGGAAGGAGCATTTTTTTGAGAGCTACTATGGCCAGAG TTCTGGACTAAGTCCTGAAGAGTCCAAGAGACTGACAGCAAACACCAGCCCTGCCGAGACAGAGGTTGAAAATCCAGCAGCTGAACAGCCAAAATGCATGCCAGCCTCTCTGGCACCACTCAAAGAGGAGATCACTCCTCCAGCAGAGTCTAAAGCACAAGCAGCCCAGGCAACACCCGcaacaaaaaaaggaggagaggaaagaagagaggacACGCAGCCAAAACCAGCCAAACCTGCAGaggcctcagtttccccagatGGCTGTGCAGCAAAGCCTAGCGACCACCCTCTgtctttaaaagagaaaacacaaggaGAATCCACTCAAGAGAAACCACCATCTGCTGTCAGTCAAAAgccagaggaagagaagaagcatGCTGCATCAAAGGAAGTGCCAGTAAAAGAGACTGTGAGTACCTCAGTTTTGGCCCTGAGCAAACCAAAGAGCCCTGAAGCAGGTGAAGTAGTAGCAACCACGGCGAGCCCGGTGATTACTCCACAAACACCAGAAAAGAAGTCCCCTGCAAATGAGGAGATGGAGGTCAGCGTTGAAGGCCATAAGAGGAAGTCGGAGAGCCGTGAGGAAGGTGTAACCACTCCGGAGAAGAAGCCCCGCATCATGGAGAACTGCCAGCACCACCAGTCATTTCGGAGCCAGCCACAGTCctttcctgcagctgggacCCCGGTGCCGCGGGTACCCCCACTCAAG aTTCCTGTTTCCAGAATCTCCCCAATGCCATTTCCTGCGGGCCAGGTCTCTCCCGGGGCACGTTTCCCAACCTCAGTCACCAGTCCGGGAAGAACAGGGGCCAGAACTCTGGCAGACATCAAGGCCAAAGCCCAGCAAGTCAGGGCCCAGAGGGCAGCGGCCGccgccgcagccgccgccgccgccgcggccgcATCTTCAGGGGGAGCAGTGCCAGGGCCCGGGCCCGGCGGTGGTGGGGGCCCTCCGGGTGGTGGAGGAGAGAAGAGTAACGCAGCACCAGGCGGAACCAAGGAAACTGGAACTGGAGGAAATGCACTGGAACTGGCAGGAACTGGAAGCGGGGGAAGTTCGAGAAGGTTTCTTCCCCATTGTCCAGGGCCCCGTTCCCAAATGGAGACCCAGGCCACGGACCAGCCACCAGCTCACAATCTCTCTAGAGCACAACTACAGCAAACTTCCACATTGCAACCCAGAACTCCAGGCAGCAATACGGGCACCGCCTGCTCCTCATCAGCGCCATCAGCATTAGAGAAAAGCGACAGGATAAAGCAGAGCCCCCCAAACGTGACTGTAACCCAGGTTCCAGGCTCCCCGTACGCTGGCAGCAGTGACAAACAAGAGAAAGCaccttctgctccagcaggtccGAGCCAGGCCAGCGGGGCATCGGCTGTCAGGGATGGAACAGGCGGTGTCACCGCGTCCACAGCGGGTGCCAACACAAATGTCACTAAGGTAGCGCCTGCGGCCTTAGGAGGGACCAGCCCAGATGTCTCCAAAGGCACAAATCCTTCCCCTCTGATGTCTTCGTCTTCACTTCTGACACCCACAGGCTCAGAAGCCCCGGCTGGAGGCGCGGTAACATCTGCTCCATCTGCCCCTTCCTCCAACGCTTTGTCAGCAGCACCTAGCCTTAAAACTCACCTAAGCTCGAGTGGGGCCCTCCCGAAAACGAGCTCCAGTATCCCTGCTAACAACCCTTTGGTCACCCAACTGCTGCAGGGCAAGAATGTCCCTCTGGAACAAATCCTGCCGAAGCCTCTCaccaaagcagaaatgaaaactgTCCCGTTGGCTTCTAACGAAGAAaaaggggcagcagcacccagtgcCGCGAGTGTAGCAGGGAACGGGACTGGAGCCGAGGGTGGTGAAAGACAATCGGGTTTACCCACACAGCAGCTTGGGAAGATCTTTTGCCAGAGCAGGCCCCTGCCTCACATTCCAAGGACCTTTCCAGTCCCCTCGGGAAAGGACCCCGGCGTTGAGCAGCACCCGTGCCCGGAGCCGCTCAGTAAAACAACCCAAGAGCAGATCCTTCAGACTCTCATCAAGAGGGTCCAGAGGCAGAATTTGTTCCCGGTCCTTCAGCCTTCACAACTGAACCTCTCTCACTCAGGTTTCCAGTTAGAAAACAGCTCCACCAGCCAGAGGTTTGTGCTGGGTTTCATGGGCAGGAGGACCTCCAAGCCTGCTATGTCTGGTCATTATCTGCTCAACATTTCCACCTACGGCCGCGGCTCGGAGAGTTTGAGGAGAGGCTTCTCCTTGAACCCGGAAAACCGCTTGTGTCTGAACAGTCCTGCTGAGGCTCCGAAAACAGAATTTGGGGAATGCGAGGAGATGGCcggccagggcagcagcagcagcgaggaaGGAGATGCAGATGACGAGAGTACCGGTGACGAACGCGAACGTGTCAGTGTGAAAGAGGAGCCCCAGGCTTCACAGGTGTCCGGCCAGTGTGAAAAAGAACAGGGGTCACATCACACAAACCCTTCAGATTACGGCATCCCTGCTAAGAAGGGTGTAAAGACGGAATCGGCCGCGTCTCAgcaagcagcaggcagcagggaaaaCGTTCCGGGGTTTGACGGAACGACGCTAGCGCGAGATTTTATCCAAGCCGCCCAAGAGCAAATGGCACATGCAATGAGGGGAAAGATGCACGGCAGCCCCGAGCTTTTCAGTCCTTCTGTGCCGTCCTCGGACTCTgcgcagcagcagcctccccagctccctcctccaCAGCCTCCGAAGCTGGGCGgagatgctgcagcacagctcctggggcCCAGTTACAGCGGCACCATAAACGTCTCCACCTCCCCGGACGTCAACCAAGGGTCTCTGATGAGCGGGCTGTCGGAATGCAATCAGCTGTCCAGCAGCATGGGGAACGTCATGTCCTTCTCGGTGACTGTCACCACCATCCCCACCAGCCAAGCGATGAACTCTGGCACCCACGGTCAGACCATCCCGGTTCAAGCCTTCGCTGAAGACCACGGCATGGAGGACTCCCCTTCCAAATGTTACTGCAGGTTGAAAGCCATGATCATGTGCAAGGGCTGCGGCGCCTTCTGCCATGACGATTGCATCGGCCCCTCTAAGCTCTGTGTCTCCTGCCTTGTCGTGCGGTAA